One window of Paenibacillus sp. FSL K6-3182 genomic DNA carries:
- a CDS encoding tautomerase family protein has translation MAQVKVFGLKDQLNPIKQQLSEVIHSCVVDVFKMPLDKKFHRFFAMEKEDFYYAPGRTEAYTIIEISVFEGRSIDSKKQLIRSLFDHIQAQLHISPEDIEITIFETPKYNWGIRGLPGDELQLSYNVNV, from the coding sequence ATGGCTCAGGTGAAAGTTTTTGGACTTAAGGATCAATTAAATCCGATAAAACAACAATTATCAGAAGTTATTCATTCCTGTGTAGTGGATGTATTTAAGATGCCGCTCGATAAGAAGTTTCATCGTTTTTTCGCAATGGAGAAAGAAGATTTTTATTACGCTCCTGGACGGACCGAGGCGTATACGATTATCGAAATAAGCGTATTTGAAGGTCGTTCCATCGATTCCAAAAAACAGCTTATTCGTTCGCTCTTTGATCACATTCAAGCACAATTGCATATTTCTCCTGAAGATATCGAAATAACAATTTTTGAAACTCCAAAATATAACTGGGGCATTCGCGGCCTGCCAGGGGATGAACTGCAGCTCTCCTATAATGTTAATGTGTAG
- a CDS encoding GTP-binding protein: MTVKKLPVTVLSGYLGAGKTTIMNHILHNRDGLKVAVIVNDLSELNIDASLIKDGGGLSRTEEKLVEMSNGCICCTLREDLLKEVESLAKENRFDYILIESTGVGEPVPVAQTFSYIDEEQGIDLTQYCRLDCMVTVVDAYRFWHDYASGETLLDRSQAVGEDDIREVVDLLIDQIEFCDVLILNKCDLVDDEELAELEGVLRTMQPRAKFIRTSKGEVNPKEILNTSLFNFDEASRSAGWIKELEAPSHTPETEEYGISSFVYERAKPFHPQRLKAWMERWPEEVVRAKGIVWLATRSAYAQSLSQAGPSIQFGPAGLWAAALPDAEREELLLEDPELANVWHEEYGDRVNKFVLIGIAMNRKQLTDSLDHCLLRDEELPLDWNVFLDEFPNAMNDQMY, translated from the coding sequence ATGACTGTTAAAAAACTGCCTGTAACTGTATTGAGCGGATATTTGGGCGCTGGCAAGACGACGATTATGAATCATATCCTACATAATCGCGATGGCTTGAAAGTTGCTGTTATCGTAAATGATTTGAGTGAATTGAATATAGACGCTAGTCTTATTAAAGATGGGGGCGGCTTGTCACGGACAGAAGAAAAGCTTGTCGAAATGTCCAATGGCTGTATTTGCTGCACGCTAAGGGAAGATTTGCTTAAGGAAGTAGAGAGCTTAGCGAAAGAAAATCGCTTTGATTATATTCTGATTGAATCAACTGGTGTTGGTGAGCCTGTTCCCGTAGCTCAGACCTTCTCCTATATCGATGAAGAGCAAGGGATTGATTTAACACAATATTGCAGGCTGGATTGTATGGTAACGGTCGTTGATGCTTATCGCTTCTGGCATGATTACGCATCAGGTGAAACATTGCTTGATCGCAGTCAAGCCGTTGGCGAAGACGATATACGCGAGGTAGTTGATTTGTTGATTGATCAGATCGAGTTTTGCGATGTGCTTATTTTGAACAAATGTGATCTTGTTGATGATGAGGAATTGGCGGAACTAGAAGGGGTTCTCCGGACCATGCAGCCGCGCGCCAAGTTTATTCGTACTTCCAAAGGCGAAGTTAATCCGAAAGAAATTTTGAATACGTCGTTGTTTAATTTTGACGAAGCTAGTCGTTCAGCAGGGTGGATAAAGGAATTGGAAGCTCCATCACATACACCGGAAACGGAAGAGTACGGTATATCCTCCTTCGTATACGAACGTGCGAAGCCATTTCATCCGCAGCGTCTTAAAGCTTGGATGGAGCGCTGGCCAGAGGAAGTCGTTCGAGCCAAAGGTATTGTATGGCTTGCGACTCGTAGCGCGTATGCCCAAAGCTTGAGCCAAGCAGGGCCTTCCATACAGTTTGGACCGGCTGGTTTATGGGCTGCTGCATTGCCGGATGCGGAACGAGAAGAATTACTGCTCGAAGACCCAGAGCTCGCAAACGTATGGCACGAGGAATATGGTGATCGTGTTAATAAGTTTGTACTTATCGGCATCGCGATGAATCGTAAGCAGCTGACCGATTCGCTCGACCACTGCCTGCTGAGAGACGAGGAGCTGCCGCTTGACTGGAACGTGTTTCTTGATGAATTTCCGAATGCGATGAATGATCAGATGTACTGA
- a CDS encoding LacI family DNA-binding transcriptional regulator codes for MSKEINSTEIAKLAGVSRSTVSRVINNYANVPEKTKQKVLKVIQQYNYYPNLSAQVLAGKRTRTIGLFMADSGRVSGDSISSLLLARVIENASSHGYYVLTHIVHDMKDQNEARTIKESFYQRRIDGGVFIGAANHEPLIEELIAEGFMVAIVDQHLPGRTESNRIVFNFDNETGVGQAIDYLVSLGHERIGMINGDMNRYSGPSKWRGFQAAMARHQLPLVQQWMLPGDFNESSGYMAIKEFMKSKMELPTAIFAANDSVAFGAIRALKESGIRVPQDVSIVGFDDHILSAHSSPALTTIRVDFADMMDKLTKTLISSIENGSGDYQPVAASTELVVRDSCQRAREDS; via the coding sequence TTGAGCAAGGAAATTAACAGTACGGAAATTGCTAAGCTAGCAGGTGTTTCCAGAAGCACGGTCAGCCGTGTTATTAACAATTATGCGAATGTTCCTGAGAAGACAAAGCAAAAGGTATTGAAGGTTATTCAGCAATACAATTATTACCCTAATCTATCCGCGCAGGTGCTGGCAGGCAAACGCACGCGAACGATTGGTTTGTTTATGGCCGATTCCGGGCGAGTATCCGGCGACAGCATTTCAAGCTTGCTGCTTGCCCGGGTTATTGAAAACGCTTCTTCGCATGGATATTATGTGCTGACTCATATCGTTCACGATATGAAAGATCAGAATGAGGCTCGTACAATTAAGGAGAGCTTCTATCAGCGCAGAATCGATGGTGGCGTGTTCATTGGAGCAGCTAATCATGAACCGCTTATTGAAGAGCTTATAGCCGAAGGATTTATGGTGGCAATCGTAGATCAGCACTTGCCAGGACGGACCGAATCCAATCGTATTGTGTTCAACTTTGACAACGAAACGGGTGTAGGGCAAGCGATTGATTATTTAGTCAGCTTGGGACATGAGCGAATTGGCATGATTAACGGAGATATGAATAGATACTCCGGACCATCCAAGTGGCGCGGCTTTCAAGCAGCAATGGCAAGGCATCAATTACCGCTCGTGCAGCAGTGGATGCTGCCGGGAGATTTTAACGAATCAAGCGGCTACATGGCCATTAAGGAATTTATGAAATCCAAGATGGAATTGCCGACAGCGATATTTGCGGCAAACGACAGCGTTGCATTCGGAGCTATTCGAGCATTGAAGGAATCCGGTATTCGTGTACCGCAGGATGTATCGATCGTAGGTTTTGATGACCATATATTGAGTGCACATTCCAGCCCGGCATTAACGACGATTCGGGTTGATTTTGCAGACATGATGGACAAATTAACGAAAACCTTGATCTCCAGCATTGAGAATGGTTCGGGCGACTATCAGCCGGTTGCGGCAAGCACGGAACTTGTTGTCCGTGATTCCTGCCAAAGGGCAAGAGAAGATTCATAG
- a CDS encoding VOC family protein — protein sequence MDKNLIGTRTVTQIGLLVHDIDTTSQAYADFFGIEKPNWFWTDTVDKAQTEYNGESSVARAKLAFFDMGSLQLELIEPDEHPSTWREHLDKHGEGPHHIAFVVDGMKEIVASMEKNGMALVQKGEYTGGRYAYMDTFKNLKIMLELLENDKK from the coding sequence ATGGATAAAAACTTGATTGGAACACGTACAGTAACTCAAATTGGATTATTAGTTCATGATATTGATACAACCTCGCAGGCGTATGCCGATTTTTTTGGAATAGAAAAGCCGAATTGGTTTTGGACTGACACGGTAGATAAAGCACAAACGGAATACAATGGGGAGTCGTCCGTGGCTCGCGCTAAGCTTGCTTTTTTTGATATGGGTTCCTTGCAGCTTGAGCTTATCGAGCCGGATGAACATCCAAGTACGTGGAGAGAGCATCTCGACAAGCATGGTGAAGGCCCGCATCACATCGCGTTTGTCGTTGACGGCATGAAAGAAATTGTAGCATCCATGGAGAAAAACGGAATGGCATTGGTTCAAAAGGGAGAGTATACCGGCGGACGATACGCTTATATGGATACTTTTAAAAATTTGAAGATCATGCTGGAGCTGCTGGAAAACGATAAAAAGTAA
- a CDS encoding SDR family oxidoreductase, which yields MNILITGANRGLGLAIASEACERGHYVLAGVRSPGSSAEGLQELLAKFPDQVTILPLDVTDENSVRYASEQAENRVRSLDAVINSAAILLGRDQKLEQLDLEQVEQSFQTNLFGPIVVLKHFLPMLRKGERQSIINISSEAGSFTGAYGGDYSYALSKSALNMFSAQLRNELAPQGFVVHALHPGWIRTDMGGEQAPGDATVSAAGILNIVEGKTEADALFIDHNGAPMNL from the coding sequence ATGAACATATTAATTACAGGCGCCAATCGAGGTCTTGGCTTAGCGATTGCTAGTGAAGCATGCGAACGAGGGCATTATGTGTTAGCTGGGGTTCGCAGTCCGGGATCATCCGCAGAGGGCTTGCAAGAGCTGCTCGCAAAATTTCCGGATCAAGTAACGATCCTGCCGCTTGATGTTACGGATGAGAATTCGGTTCGCTACGCTTCCGAGCAAGCAGAAAACCGAGTTCGCAGTCTGGATGCGGTTATAAACAGTGCAGCGATATTGCTGGGACGGGATCAGAAGCTGGAGCAGCTCGACTTGGAGCAAGTAGAGCAATCGTTCCAGACTAATCTTTTTGGGCCGATCGTTGTGCTCAAGCATTTTTTGCCTATGCTTCGTAAAGGAGAGCGGCAAAGCATCATTAATATTAGCTCGGAAGCAGGAAGCTTTACAGGCGCTTATGGGGGCGACTACTCGTATGCGTTGTCTAAGTCTGCTCTGAACATGTTCTCAGCTCAGCTGCGGAACGAGCTTGCACCGCAAGGATTTGTTGTTCATGCGCTTCATCCCGGCTGGATCAGAACAGATATGGGAGGCGAGCAAGCGCCTGGAGATGCGACAGTATCTGCAGCTGGCATCTTGAACATCGTCGAGGGGAAAACGGAAGCAGATGCACTTTTTATTGATCATAACGGCGCTCCTATGAATCTGTAA
- a CDS encoding glycoside hydrolase family 9 protein produces MSIRRRTLYVIGGIITLLLVVTISFRLLSGSEGGNTLNKQQEQGNAPINNAELPIATEPDSQPEIKQGTQVKVDQVGYGTAHAKFAIVEGELPSGAEFSLVDSNGNTMFTGSLSEPLADAASQKTIRRADFSSFQTAGEYKLLVAGAGSSYPFVIGDTPYDDALATLLRSYTLQRSGVTIDDPITKLKQTAGHLQDAQAEIFFDDGVSHKGDLIDVSGGWYDAGDYGKYIPPAAVTVAQLLLAYDLNPEAFPAGQLKLPEGLKTANSSLPDILEEVRYELEWMLRMQRADGAVYHKVSGSAWTGFVTPDTDTQTRYVYGLSTYGTAQFAGATALAARIYKPFDEKFSNRLLAAAEKAQSYLSANEAAVFRQDPMQDNGSGGYGKQTDAEERMWALAELFRTTGNSSYSDVLTSRFDYLLKSSPQAVNWANAQLLGQWAYYRAEKADEQWKELIRTAVIDRAKELVARSEADGYFNLLNAEEYTWASVKSGAAYGCILLIANLMKPEEASFRATALEQLHHVFGRSATGFSYVTGIGSQFPLEPHHRINAATGVLIPGLVVGGPNRYGGDPDMDAVKDRLAPAMAYLDVRGSYSSNEYAIDYNAPVILLASFFAKE; encoded by the coding sequence ATGAGCATACGCAGACGTACTTTGTATGTCATAGGCGGAATCATTACTCTTTTGTTAGTTGTGACGATATCATTTCGACTGTTATCAGGGTCAGAAGGCGGGAATACATTGAATAAGCAGCAGGAACAAGGAAATGCTCCAATAAACAATGCTGAATTGCCAATTGCAACGGAACCTGACTCGCAGCCAGAAATTAAGCAAGGAACACAAGTCAAGGTGGATCAGGTTGGCTATGGAACAGCGCATGCGAAGTTTGCCATCGTAGAGGGTGAGTTGCCAAGCGGAGCGGAATTCTCGTTAGTAGACAGCAATGGCAACACGATGTTTACGGGCAGCTTATCTGAGCCGCTTGCGGATGCAGCATCGCAAAAGACAATAAGAAGAGCGGATTTCTCCAGCTTCCAAACGGCTGGAGAATATAAACTGCTGGTCGCTGGGGCGGGCAGTTCTTATCCTTTTGTCATTGGAGATACTCCATATGATGATGCGCTCGCTACGCTGCTCAGATCTTATACATTGCAGCGTTCGGGCGTAACGATCGACGATCCAATTACGAAGTTGAAGCAGACAGCGGGACATTTACAAGATGCGCAAGCGGAGATCTTCTTTGATGATGGAGTATCGCATAAAGGTGATCTCATTGATGTATCCGGCGGTTGGTACGATGCTGGCGACTATGGAAAGTACATACCTCCTGCAGCTGTTACAGTTGCTCAGCTGCTGCTCGCCTATGACCTCAATCCAGAAGCATTTCCTGCGGGACAACTTAAGCTTCCTGAAGGGTTAAAGACTGCGAATTCCTCGCTTCCTGATATTTTGGAAGAGGTGCGTTATGAGCTGGAATGGATGCTGCGCATGCAGCGTGCAGACGGTGCGGTTTATCATAAAGTGAGCGGCTCCGCTTGGACTGGATTTGTTACGCCAGATACGGATACACAAACTCGTTATGTATATGGTTTGTCGACGTATGGCACCGCTCAATTTGCGGGTGCAACAGCGCTGGCGGCTCGAATATATAAACCCTTCGACGAGAAATTTTCTAATCGTTTGTTAGCTGCGGCTGAGAAAGCACAGAGCTACTTGAGCGCAAACGAAGCCGCTGTTTTCCGGCAGGATCCGATGCAGGATAACGGCTCTGGCGGATATGGCAAGCAAACCGATGCAGAAGAGAGGATGTGGGCACTTGCTGAGCTGTTTCGCACTACGGGAAATAGCAGCTATAGCGACGTGCTTACTAGTCGGTTTGATTATTTGTTGAAGAGCTCCCCACAGGCGGTCAACTGGGCGAATGCCCAGCTGCTTGGTCAATGGGCGTACTATCGTGCGGAGAAAGCGGATGAGCAGTGGAAGGAGCTTATTCGTACAGCAGTAATTGATCGAGCGAAGGAGCTTGTTGCAAGATCCGAAGCAGACGGCTATTTCAACCTATTGAACGCAGAGGAATACACGTGGGCATCGGTGAAATCCGGAGCTGCTTATGGCTGTATCCTTCTGATTGCAAACCTAATGAAGCCTGAAGAAGCTAGCTTCAGAGCTACTGCGCTTGAGCAGCTACATCATGTATTTGGCCGAAGTGCAACGGGGTTTAGTTATGTGACGGGAATAGGCAGTCAATTCCCGCTGGAGCCTCATCACCGCATTAATGCAGCTACTGGAGTATTGATTCCAGGCTTAGTCGTTGGAGGTCCGAATCGTTACGGCGGAGATCCTGATATGGATGCGGTCAAGGATAGGCTCGCACCTGCCATGGCTTATTTGGATGTAAGAGGTTCTTATTCGAGCAATGAATACGCGATTGATTATAATGCTCCTGTCATTTTATTGGCCTCTTTTTTCGCTAAGGAGTAA
- a CDS encoding Gfo/Idh/MocA family oxidoreductase, with protein sequence MSKVYKLAIIGCGGIANGKHLPSLKKLKNVEIVAFCDIVEQRAIDAAAQYGAEDAKVYTDYTELLNDSSIEVVHVCTPNDSHANIAIAALEAGKHVMTEKPMAKTAHDAQRMVDAARRTGKKLTVGYNNRFRPDSQHLKKLCEAGELGDIYYAKAHAVRRRAVPTWGVFLDEEKQGGGPLIDIGTHALDLTLWMLDNYKPKVVLGTSYHKLSQRENAANAWGPWDPAKFTVEDSAFGMIVMENGATIVLESSWALNTLEVDEAKCTLSGTEGGADMKDGLRINGEKHSRLFATKVDLNAGGVAFYDGKTESDADLEMRMWLKAIEEDTEPVVTPEQAFVVSQILEAIYESSKTGKAVYL encoded by the coding sequence ATGTCTAAAGTATACAAACTTGCTATTATTGGCTGTGGCGGAATTGCAAACGGTAAACATCTACCTAGCTTGAAGAAACTTAAAAACGTTGAAATCGTTGCATTTTGCGATATCGTTGAACAACGTGCGATTGACGCAGCTGCTCAATACGGCGCAGAAGACGCGAAAGTATACACGGATTACACGGAGCTGTTGAACGATTCTTCCATTGAAGTTGTTCACGTATGTACGCCAAACGATTCACATGCGAACATTGCCATTGCTGCGCTTGAAGCTGGCAAACATGTTATGACTGAAAAGCCTATGGCCAAAACAGCTCACGATGCACAACGTATGGTTGACGCTGCTCGCCGCACTGGCAAGAAACTTACTGTTGGCTACAACAACCGTTTCCGTCCAGACAGCCAACACTTGAAAAAATTGTGTGAAGCTGGTGAGCTTGGTGACATCTACTACGCGAAAGCGCATGCTGTTCGTCGCCGTGCAGTTCCAACTTGGGGCGTTTTCCTTGACGAAGAAAAACAAGGCGGCGGACCGCTTATCGATATCGGTACTCACGCACTTGATTTGACGCTTTGGATGCTTGACAACTACAAGCCAAAAGTAGTGCTTGGTACTTCTTACCACAAGCTTTCGCAACGTGAGAACGCTGCTAATGCATGGGGCCCTTGGGATCCTGCGAAGTTCACGGTTGAGGATTCCGCATTTGGTATGATCGTTATGGAAAACGGCGCTACAATCGTGCTTGAATCCAGCTGGGCACTTAATACACTTGAAGTTGACGAAGCAAAATGTACGTTGTCTGGTACTGAAGGCGGCGCGGACATGAAGGATGGCCTTCGCATTAATGGCGAGAAGCATAGCCGTCTATTTGCAACAAAGGTTGATCTGAATGCAGGCGGAGTTGCTTTCTACGATGGCAAAACAGAAAGCGATGCTGATCTCGAAATGAGAATGTGGCTGAAAGCTATTGAAGAGGACACTGAGCCTGTTGTTACACCAGAGCAAGCTTTTGTCGTTTCTCAAATTCTTGAAGCGATTTATGAATCATCCAAAACCGGTAAAGCCGTATATCTATAA
- a CDS encoding AraC family transcriptional regulator, producing the protein MPNFPYEVMHERQDALERLELCIRWGPYDIHVLRFHLTQFPPGRMIGFHKHAEYEFHFIPQGKGKVIISDQEYALKPGMLYLTGPEIMHYQEADPLEAMDELCLHVDIIDRTEQNNGEDVHSYDDWEAAEARNCIEKLKALPLYPTMDLHQAMPRFLEAYQACNDNFVGSYTTIKQTVIQILMRAVRAYETASEQKHFPTRDMKAYRYRLALEYIYANYDGFITLEDVADKLNLSSRQIQRLFKELHHGHTFSRILEDIRLAVVCRELLESSHSVEKIAKLSGFAGGNYLHAVFRKKFGVTPSEYRRNARQTVSQ; encoded by the coding sequence ATGCCTAACTTTCCGTATGAGGTCATGCATGAACGCCAGGATGCGCTTGAACGCCTGGAGCTGTGCATCAGATGGGGACCCTACGACATCCATGTACTGCGCTTCCATCTGACGCAATTTCCTCCCGGCAGAATGATTGGATTTCATAAGCACGCGGAATATGAATTTCACTTCATACCGCAGGGCAAAGGAAAGGTCATTATTAGCGACCAGGAGTATGCGTTAAAACCTGGCATGCTATATTTAACTGGACCTGAGATCATGCATTATCAAGAAGCAGACCCGCTTGAAGCGATGGATGAGCTTTGTCTGCATGTCGATATCATTGATCGCACCGAGCAGAATAACGGCGAGGATGTTCATTCCTATGACGACTGGGAAGCTGCTGAAGCGCGAAATTGTATCGAGAAGCTCAAGGCACTTCCATTGTATCCAACAATGGATCTTCATCAAGCGATGCCTCGCTTTCTTGAAGCATATCAAGCTTGCAACGATAATTTTGTCGGCAGCTATACTACCATTAAGCAGACAGTTATCCAGATTTTAATGCGAGCGGTTCGCGCTTATGAAACAGCAAGTGAACAGAAGCATTTTCCAACGCGGGATATGAAGGCTTATCGTTATCGACTCGCCTTGGAGTATATTTACGCCAACTATGACGGCTTCATCACGCTTGAGGACGTTGCGGACAAGCTTAATTTAAGCTCTCGGCAAATTCAGCGATTATTCAAGGAGCTCCATCACGGACATACATTCAGCCGTATTCTTGAAGACATTCGGCTAGCTGTCGTATGCCGTGAGCTGCTCGAGAGTTCGCATTCGGTGGAGAAAATAGCTAAGTTATCCGGCTTTGCCGGCGGCAACTATTTACACGCTGTATTTCGCAAGAAATTCGGCGTCACTCCTTCCGAATATCGCAGAAATGCTCGTCAAACCGTTTCTCAATAA